The following DNA comes from Chryseobacterium gallinarum.
GCGCCTGTATCGGTGCTGTTGTTGGATTGGTGGCTATTACTCCTGGCTGTGGTTTTGTCAGCATTCAGGAAAGTCTTTTTATAGGGTTTATTTCAGCAATAGTTTCCAATATGATGGTCAATTGGAAGGCTTTAAAAAAGATCGATGATACCCTGGACGTATTCGCATGCCATGGAGTAGGAGGAATTATGGGAATGATCCTGACGGCTGTTTTTGCACATGGTGAGAAAGCAAGTCTTCTTCATGGAGGAATAGAGGTTTTTCTTCATCATATGATTGCTTTGGCTTTAGTATCTGTCTTTACGTTTTCCGGTTCATTGCTTTTATATAAAATTACAGATTCTATCATCCCGTTACGGGTATCAGAAGAATCAGAAAACAAAGGGCTTGACCTTTCACAGCATGGAGAGCGCTTTAATTGAGATCCAGAAATGAAAGTTGTGACGAATTGCACAAATACTTATTATAAACTCACCGTAATGGTTATAAAAGTTAATCAATCTAGCATCTAATACGCTTTTTATTAAGATTTATCATGTATCTTTGTTTTTGAGGAAAATGACGAATCATTTATGGAATCAATATCGGTTTTTGAGATTATTAAAGTTGGAATAGGACCATCCAGTTCGCACACGATGGGACCATGGAATGCTGCTTCTGCATTCATCAGGATTATAAAAAGGGAGAGGTCAATAGAAGAGGTAAAAGAGGTTTTCCTTGAGTTTTTTGGTTCTTTAGCTAAAACCGGAATCGGACACGGAACAGATATCGCCGGGATGCTGGGACTGAATGGTGAAGATTTTAAAACTATTGACACATCAAAAATTGATGAGAAAATAGAAAACATAAAAAGAAACCAGATCATTAACCTTGGAGGTGAGAAGGAGATTCCTTTTGTCTACGGGTACCATCTTGTTTTAAATATGCAGAAATCTCTTGATTTTCATCCTAACGGAATGATTTTCAGGGCTGTTTTTGAAGATGGAACTGAGCTGGTTCAGGATTTTTATTCCGTAGGCGGAGGGTTTATTGCCAGCCAGGAGAAAAATTCCATACAAAAACATTGTATACGTACCTTATATCCTTGCCATCACGGATCAGATATTGCAAAATATTGCCAGAAATTAGGGTTCAACAAAATTTCGGATTTGATTTTAATTAATGAAGAAAGCTGGAGAACGCAGGAAGAAACGAGACAGGAGGCGCTTTACATCTGGCAGCAAATCAAAGAATGTATTTATAAAGGTGTAAATAAAGAAGGTATCCTTCCGGGAGGACTGAATGTTTCCAGAAGAGCAGCAGGGCTGAACAAAAAGCTTTTAGGAGATAAGATTTATAAAAATATTGATGAATGGTTCAGGCTTGTTGTAGATGCAGAGGAAAACTTCACGAATATCAATAAATGGATAGCGTGTTTTGCCCTGGCAGTGAATGAAGAGAATGCAAGCTTCGGGAGAATCATTACAGCCCCTACCAATGGAGCCAGTGGTGTGATTCCGGCAGTTCTGATGTATTCCCAGGCCTTTACAGATGCTGTAAGTGATGATGATATTGT
Coding sequences within:
- a CDS encoding L-serine ammonia-lyase, translated to MESISVFEIIKVGIGPSSSHTMGPWNAASAFIRIIKRERSIEEVKEVFLEFFGSLAKTGIGHGTDIAGMLGLNGEDFKTIDTSKIDEKIENIKRNQIINLGGEKEIPFVYGYHLVLNMQKSLDFHPNGMIFRAVFEDGTELVQDFYSVGGGFIASQEKNSIQKHCIRTLYPCHHGSDIAKYCQKLGFNKISDLILINEESWRTQEETRQEALYIWQQIKECIYKGVNKEGILPGGLNVSRRAAGLNKKLLGDKIYKNIDEWFRLVVDAEENFTNINKWIACFALAVNEENASFGRIITAPTNGASGVIPAVLMYSQAFTDAVSDDDIVRFLLVAGEIGTLFKKNATISAAMGGCQAEIGVSSAMAAAGLTEILGGNVGQVLMAAEIAMEHHLGLTCDPIKGLVQIPCIERNTMGAIKAITAANIALESDPSKAKVTLDEVIQTMWETAQSMSDRFKETSEGGLAIAVNVPEC